Below is a genomic region from Mangifera indica cultivar Alphonso unplaced genomic scaffold, CATAS_Mindica_2.1 Un_0057, whole genome shotgun sequence.
CGCTTGACTGGATGATGGAGACGAGCAACAATTCTAAAACATTTTCAAGAATGCAAAAATTGCTATCAACCACTCTCTCATTAAGTGGCCAATAGGCAACAAACTTTAGGGCTAGATTTAAGTCGTACTGCACCCGAACATGACTCAAGTTTAGGTCAAATTTTATATGGACAGCTAAAATTTCGGCTCATTTGAATGTCGTCGACAGATTAAACAGAGGATTCAAACCGAACTGAAACTTACAATTCGAATCAAGTCACTTACCATGAAATGTGGCGATGACCCATGTTGGATTGCTCCATTTCAttaacttttttcttaattGCGAGCTTCAAGTCTTTCACTGTAGCTGAATTCATCACCGCCACGTCTTCAACGAAACCATGAAACCAATAAATCAGGACCAGCTTGTAATTCAGAGCACTCGTATAATGCGTTCAAAATGTTCGTTAAAATGTGTATGTGAAAACTATAGAGTTGGTGATGGGTTAGGCAAGTACCGAAGGAAGTGCCATCCAATTTAAGAATGGAGATGCGCATAGCACTGCCCAATTCGACGCTGATAAGCGTGTCCACGTCGGACAATGTTGGTTTCTTAGGAACATCGGCAAGTACGGGGTCATCAAGAAGAGCAGCTAGTGTTGAATTCAATCTTGCCTTCTTCATGTTGTTGCTGTTGTAAGCTCCCAACTCCTCATCTTTTGCATCAGATTCCGTCATCATCAACGATTTCCGTATCTGATCTTCTTCAGCGCCTTGTGAGTATACCCAGCAAATTTAGAAGCAGAAGCTTTGCTTTTCGTTGGTAATGGACGGGGAAACGTGCAGATTTATAGACAGAAATCGAGAGTCAATCGAAtttcttaatttgaattcagcCCATTCCCCCCGGTGTCATGCATCTTCTATAAACTTTTTTAGGGCACTGATGACGAGAGTTAAATAATTTGTGatcttttaaaagataataacattaaaataaaaaatttattcttattttttaaaaaatgtatatttttagatccaataaaaaacataattaaaattttaaaatttgtatactaAATATAGGTATTggataatgttatatatataataccatTGCCCAAACAATGTATTCCAAATAAGATTCAAGTCTCTTCATCCTGGATGTCAAATATGTAAACATGAACATAACGGTCAGTCCGGATTTTAAAACACTGTTCTCACATGTTAGTTTTTGCCTGGAATCAAAactcttctttttccttctaaGTACTCATATTATCTTTTGTAAGCACCTAATTAAGTCCAGTGCCGATGTTTATCTCTGAAAGAGTAAGAGTAAAACATCTCATATTATACCCAAAAGAACGATATTTCCTTGCGACTCTCCAATGGTTGTCTCTGGCTTAAACACTCTTACAACTCTTCCCCATAACTTTTTCGTCAGCTagtccttttttcttcttctgcaaCCTGCTTCAAGATTATAAAAGTTTCTAAAAGTGTGTTACAGAAGGAAAAATAATTGAGTCAATATTTTCTATACCTCCTTGCCAGGTACTGTAAATATTCTATGATTTCCGAGAATTCAGGTCTTGAAGAGGGGTCCTGCTGCCAGCATTTCTCAAGTAATTCCACAAATTTTGGATGAGCATGCCTAGGAATTGGAGGCCTTAGACCCTAACCATACCCATTAAGAGTGTTCTATTAGTTAACCCCGTTTTAAGAGTATAACAAGCTATGCCATGCAGTATGCAGTAATCAGTTTAATTGACGAGTGAACAGTAAAACTATCGGGTATAAATTGAGGGTGTAAATGAGCTAAGTAATACTTGGCTCAAGCTCCCTCGATGACATAtatgagcttgagtttgagttcgcTGAACTTGTAAGATCTTGGCTTTAGCCAGAACCTTAGGCTGACTCAGGCttgattcaaaaaattacatttaacctttaatttgaaaaaaaaaaattaagcttcATAAGATTTTCCAAGTGTAAATGCAAGATTTGAAACTTTTACTCAATTCGAGAGCTTGCGAATTCACCAAACCAACCAACATCAAGCTCAAGCTCGGATCAAAAGCCAAACTCAAGTTCGACTTATTTGCAAcgttaatacaaataaatatattaacatgtcttcatgtgattgagtggtataattgtttatttaaactctaattcaaaatcattcagtcatatgataacacgtcaatttatttgtatttattaattctcattgtttgtatatgaagtattattattaaatgaaat
It encodes:
- the LOC123207076 gene encoding U11/U12 small nuclear ribonucleoprotein 25 kDa protein-like yields the protein MMTESDAKDEELGAYNSNNMKKARLNSTLAALLDDPVLADVPKKPTLSDVDTLISVELGSAMRISILKLDGTSFDVAVMNSATVKDLKLAIKKKVNEMEQSNMGHRHISWKHIWKNYCLSHQNQKLLDENSALEHFGMRNNSQVQFVAYAMSKASGRHSKRRKHRFFHGLNKRA